A single genomic interval of Psychroserpens sp. NJDZ02 harbors:
- a CDS encoding alpha/beta fold hydrolase, translated as MKKTIAKVLPKIIGNGLNAVSYVAPKYASAKALDIFATPRQGRFKEKHHPFLDTAKQLTITHDNHDIQTYNWSGSKTTIMLAHGWESNTFRWKQLIEMLQQLDYNIVTLDGPAHGKSSGTQFNAILYSEFINVVANHYKPDVIIGHSVGGMASVFFQHKYQNEGLQKMILLGAPSEFTNVFKNYVNMLGFNKRIENGLNDLVLERFNYKPSHFSAAKFSKEIHLQGLIIHDKDDKIIQYDEAELISSSFKNSTLITTEGFGHGLRDDSVNKAIINFIKA; from the coding sequence ATGAAAAAAACAATAGCTAAAGTACTTCCAAAAATAATTGGTAACGGTTTAAATGCCGTAAGCTATGTTGCGCCAAAATACGCAAGTGCAAAAGCATTAGATATCTTTGCAACACCAAGACAAGGTCGTTTTAAAGAAAAGCACCATCCTTTTTTAGATACAGCTAAGCAACTAACAATAACGCACGATAACCACGACATACAAACCTATAACTGGTCAGGATCCAAAACAACCATTATGCTAGCACATGGTTGGGAAAGTAACACTTTTAGATGGAAGCAACTCATAGAGATGTTACAACAATTAGATTACAATATTGTGACTTTAGACGGGCCGGCACATGGTAAATCAAGCGGAACACAGTTTAATGCTATATTATATTCAGAGTTTATAAATGTAGTGGCTAACCACTATAAACCCGATGTCATTATTGGGCATTCCGTTGGCGGTATGGCGTCTGTATTTTTTCAGCACAAATATCAAAACGAAGGTTTACAAAAAATGATATTGCTTGGTGCTCCTTCAGAGTTTACAAACGTGTTTAAAAACTATGTCAATATGCTAGGTTTTAATAAGCGTATTGAAAATGGATTAAATGATTTGGTTTTAGAACGTTTTAATTATAAACCATCTCATTTTTCAGCCGCTAAATTTTCGAAAGAAATACATTTACAAGGTCTTATTATTCATGATAAAGATGATAAGATTATTCAATATGATGAAGCAGAACTAATTTCATCAAGCTTTAAAAATTCAACATTAATTACCACAGAAGGTTTTGGTCACGGATTACGCGACGATAGTGTAAACAAAGCTATTATTAACTTTATAAAAGCGTAA
- the rluF gene encoding 23S rRNA pseudouridine(2604) synthase RluF: MEEKLTRLNKYLSEAGFCSRREGDKLIDAGRVTINGIVPEMGTKVTPSDVVAVDGEIIKTNTEKPIYLAFNKPVGIVCTTDTNVEKDNIIDYINYPKRIFPIGRLDKLSDGLIFMTDDGDIVNKILRASNNHDKEYLVTVDKPISQTFINRMASGIYLEDLDRTTKKCSVKKIDSHTFRIILTQGLNRQIRRMCEYLTYEVTSLRRVRIMNVKLDVPVGEYREFTEKELKTLHLLLEDSTKIHEAKTAKENTTRISKASKERQTRDTTEYKSEPSREDLKQEQPTRENRERPIRNRRKED, translated from the coding sequence TTGGAAGAAAAATTAACAAGACTTAATAAATACCTCAGCGAAGCTGGTTTTTGCTCGCGTCGTGAAGGGGACAAATTAATTGATGCTGGACGTGTCACTATTAATGGTATTGTGCCAGAAATGGGTACAAAAGTAACGCCGAGTGATGTGGTTGCTGTAGATGGCGAGATTATTAAAACCAATACAGAAAAACCAATCTACTTAGCCTTTAACAAACCAGTAGGTATTGTTTGTACAACAGACACTAATGTAGAAAAAGATAATATCATAGATTACATTAACTACCCTAAACGTATTTTTCCAATAGGACGTTTAGATAAATTAAGTGATGGTTTGATCTTTATGACAGATGATGGAGATATTGTAAACAAAATTTTACGTGCTAGTAATAATCACGATAAAGAATATCTGGTAACCGTTGACAAGCCTATATCGCAAACCTTTATTAATAGAATGGCTAGTGGAATATATCTTGAAGATTTAGACCGTACCACTAAAAAATGTTCTGTTAAAAAAATAGATTCTCATACGTTCAGAATTATTTTAACACAAGGTTTAAATAGACAAATTAGACGTATGTGTGAGTACTTAACGTATGAAGTAACATCACTTAGACGTGTTAGAATTATGAATGTCAAATTAGATGTTCCTGTTGGAGAATACCGTGAGTTTACAGAAAAAGAATTAAAAACGTTACATCTGCTTTTAGAAGACTCGACTAAAATACATGAAGCTAAAACAGCTAAAGAAAACACGACTAGAATAAGTAAAGCGAGTAAAGAAAGACAAACTCGAGATACTACGGAGTATAAATCAGAACCGTCTAGAGAAGATTTAAAGCAAGAACAACCTACTAGAGAGAATAGAGAACGTCCAATTAGAAACCGTCGTAAAGAGGATTAA
- a CDS encoding cupin domain-containing protein: protein MENKKKYTIQNSPFVVPTTDGKLIEEHVGLATDGNKELSIAHMVAPAGWSEPFQTPEFDEYTYIIKGKKQFIIEGEEIILEAGQSIKIEKNTRVQYSNPFTIACEYIAICTPAFSIDLVNRED, encoded by the coding sequence ATGGAAAACAAAAAAAAATACACCATACAAAATAGCCCTTTTGTTGTTCCAACAACGGATGGTAAATTAATAGAAGAACATGTTGGTTTAGCTACAGATGGAAATAAAGAGCTTAGCATTGCACATATGGTTGCCCCTGCTGGTTGGAGCGAACCGTTTCAAACACCAGAATTTGACGAATACACGTATATAATCAAAGGAAAAAAACAATTTATTATTGAGGGTGAAGAAATAATATTGGAAGCAGGTCAATCTATTAAGATAGAAAAAAATACCCGCGTTCAATACTCTAATCCATTTACAATAGCTTGCGAATACATTGCTATTTGTACACCTGCTTTTTCAATAGATTTAGTAAACAGAGAAGATTAA
- a CDS encoding VOC family protein — MSSVSPFHLAIPVHNLETCRLFYRDILNCEEGRSSDQWVDFNFFGHQLVIHFKEKTTTEAVGNEVDGKHVPVPHFGVVLDWAVFNALEDDLKSKNITFIIEPYVRFEGLVGEQKTMFFKDPSGNALEFKTFKDMSQIFAK; from the coding sequence ATGAGCAGTGTATCTCCTTTTCATTTAGCAATTCCAGTACATAATTTAGAAACCTGCCGCCTGTTTTATCGTGACATTTTAAATTGTGAAGAAGGACGTAGTAGTGACCAATGGGTTGACTTTAATTTTTTTGGACACCAATTAGTCATTCACTTTAAAGAAAAAACGACAACAGAAGCTGTAGGCAATGAAGTCGATGGAAAACACGTCCCTGTACCGCATTTTGGAGTGGTTTTAGATTGGGCTGTTTTTAACGCACTAGAAGATGATCTAAAATCTAAGAACATTACATTTATTATCGAACCCTATGTTAGATTTGAAGGTTTGGTTGGCGAACAAAAAACAATGTTTTTTAAAGATCCTTCTGGTAACGCTTTAGAGTTTAAAACGTTTAAGGATATGTCTCAAATATTTGCCAAATAA